The sequence below is a genomic window from Vidua macroura isolate BioBank_ID:100142 chromosome 10, ASM2450914v1, whole genome shotgun sequence.
aaatccagaggaaaTAAAGACAGTAAATGTTTTTACTCAGATAAAACTTCTTACTGAGAAAGAAAGCATCAAAATCTGTCTTAGAAGTGaagatataaaaagaaaaaaggtattaTACAGATGGAATTGTATGGTAGAGGATTAAGTCAAGCAAGTGCTACTAAGACTGATATTTGCCAGCATGAGTTGAATTGGGTGAGGCTAAAGGTTTAtcttcaaaagcattttaaatctTACAAACATCGTCACTGCATATTCACATTAGgactttctctctttttaaggtttttaaaaattagtttttttattcaaaaaagcTATGTATAGTAGGAGGGCTAAGTACAACCTCTTCCCTAGTGTGCTGAGTATGTTTTAGTGCAAAACATGcatttagcttttattttttcatttcctaaCCAAAAGGCATAATTTCACTCAGTAGGGTTGAAGTAATTTAGAATATTTTAGGGCTTTTGATATTTCAGACAAAATAACACCTCAGAAATTACTTCAACattgaataaaacaaaagtatAATGTAGAAACAAACTCGTATTTGGTATTTTAGCACATCTTTTCCTTTGAGTCTTCATCCAGCACTGATTAACATTAGCTTCCATTACTTACCTCATTAGGCAGTACCTTCATCAGTGTTTTAAGAGTCTTCTAAAAGGTTATTTGGAGATAAAGCCTGTAGAAAATTCTAACATGGTAGGATTAACCATGGTATATTCTGACCATGCCCTTCTAAATATAAACTCTGGTTAGAGAAATGGAGAGGCTCTTCATGCACTACATTACGTGGACTTCTCTCTGTGACCTCCAGATGTCCTGATTCTCCCTGGCTTACCACATAATAGTCATGTAATACTAACCTTGATGGACTACATATGAATAAGAGGCTATTTTGAGGTTGTAAGTGCTTCAAATTGTAAGGTTCCCTGCACACTATCCCACAGCTGGCTTGGGAGGAGAAAACTCAATGTAATATGTATGCAGTAGTCTTTATGAAAGCCCAGGCTGTCCTCAGAGATCATTCTCCCTGTAAGGAGTCTGCCTTGGAAATAAGCAAAAGACTTGGATCATTAGCAATGAGTTCCATAAATGTGGCTGTTAAAGCATTAGTGTGTACCTCCACCAACACCCAGACAGTCCAGTGTCCACCAGAACTGTCAGTCTTGAATCACAAGCAAAGcccacctgctcctcccagccagggctgccccagtggGCCACAAACCCAGTGGGTGTctctcccaggcagccaggCCATACCCCAGAGCTCCCTGAGGCACGAGGCCTGAAAGCCTCCCACATCCCTGAACgtcaggaggctgcaggaaagTCAGAACGTGTCAAACGAGCCCTGCTGCCGCTGCAAGGCCAGCAGTTCCCAATCAGCAGCGAATGCTGTCGTTCTCTAGACACCATCTGTCGCAACAGCTGCTGGTGGCTTTCCAACAGCCTCTTTAGGGCAGGTCTAAAACCTGATTGCTCTCAGTCAACCACCCCTTCTTATCTAACCTTGATGAGAGAGACTGAAGATCATGGTCACTTTGGCCCTCTACTGTAGGGCATGCAGTGGCATTGACCACCACAAATGGCAATCTCACTGCCACATGGGACTGAGAGACAGGATCACCACAGCCCTACTGGGAGCGCCTGCATGTGtggtgtgctgggagcagggcagggcaggtgttCTTTAGCAAacagccccctccccacacctGCCTCTGCAGGGATGCAGCACCCAGTCCAGCATCTGGCCTGTCTCTTCTTCACTGTGGCCTCTCTAGTGAAGAGCGGCACCATGAGAAGCCTGACCTTTACCAGAGGCCAAGCAGTTTCCAGTAATCCCCAAAAGCCTTTCCTCTCCCTAAATCCCACGCTGCAGAGCCCACAAGGAGCAGGGCCCTGCTCGCTCCTGAGgctccctgcaggcagagctctgtcAGTCACTCCTCGAGGAGTGTCCCCTTGCTGTGACCCTGCACTCCAGCATGCACCCCCTCTAAAACACATGGATATTGGAGCATATTAGGCCTGCTAtctgaaaaatgtcttttgtttaatatttcacTCCTCATGTTGGCTTCTCAGCACTGTTCAGTTATGCTTATTTTCTTAGCAGGCCTCCTGTGTAATTTTTATAAAGATTATAAACAGTGTCACCAGTCTGCCctactttttaatgaaaaatgcatttaaaatcaCTTTCAGTAACACACTTAAGACTTTCTTTctgctaatttaaaaaaacttatttctgaTTGCTCCCTTGTTCAGAAGATTTTTCACATTGTCCTGATTCACTACCAAATAGAAGATTTTAATGACAATCTTTGGGCAAAACGTTTTAATTACACTTGACCTCAGTTTATACCATGTGACCACGCATGTATCTGAATATCACCATGTAAAATGTACTTTTGGCAACCAAGAGCTATTGGATGTTTAAGACCATCTGAAAACGAACAAAAAGGAAACACGttgaagcagcagagagcaatCCCTTAGTGCGGCTCCTACCTGTACCTGCATTAGTGACTTACCTTCTATTTCCTTCAGATGCCTTAAGGAACAGTAACACCCGTACAGCGCTTTTCCCCGTATTTTTATATTCTGATTATATAACTGTGCTGCTTGCATAACCGCGACGACAATAAGTGTAGGATTTGTCTAAGGATCAACacggagcagctcctgccagccgttcccgagtgtccctcccagCCGCCCCGCTCGGAGCGCGCAGATAAGGTGGGTGCCGTGTGTGTCAGTGACGCTCGCCCATGAAGCCTGGCCGGGAAAGTTTAGCCTAAAATAACGTTTGCATTCACTGCATGAGATAATGTCACCAAAGAAATCAGGTCTCAGCGGCCTTACCAAAGCACACAGGACAGATCGCCACCCGGCTGCCACCCGTCCCTTGTCTGGGGGTGTCTGTCCGGTCTGTCGCGCCGCCGGGGATcccccagccccgcggggcCATCTCCCTTTTCCCGGGGCGCCCGCCCGGCTCCTGCCGCACGCGCGGGCGCAGCCGCGCTCGGGGCTGGGCGGGCGCCCCGGTGCCCCCTTTGTGCTTTTTTACACCAGAACAGCCCCCCGGGCAGGCCCCCGCACCGAGCAGTGCCGGTGCCAGCTGACCCTGCGCCCGGGAAGGGGTGCCGCGGGTCCGGTCCGGCCACACGCCTCGCTGCGGGGGCTCTCACGGACCCGCCCCCCCCGCTGCGGCCGCATCAATCATTAACGGCGGCTCGGGTGTCCAGCGCCTCCCACCCCGGGAAACCCTACCCGGGGTGGCGGGGGCGTCTCTTCCCGCTCCTCGGGAGCGCTGGATGCGCCGCCGGTTTCCAGTTACCGCGATgccgggcggcggggcgggaggaGCCGCGGCGGTACTGCCACTGCCCCCGCTGCAATGAGTGATGctgccgggggcggcggcgggggcggacAGGCGCAGAGCTACCGCGGATCCTCCGCCGGCGGCTGCGGGCGCAGCGGCTCTGCCTCGCCCGGTCGGCGGCGAggcggcgggcccggggccggCCGGGGCAGCGGCAGCATGCCGGCGGGCGATGGGGACAAGAAGgaggcggcgccgccgccgcctcgcccTGCCGCCCTGCTGCGGTGGGACGAGGTGCCCGAGGACTTCGTGGAGTGCTTCATCCTCTCGGGCTACCGGCGCCTGCACTGCTCGGCACAGGAGTGCCTGGCCTCGGTGCTGCAGCCCACCAACGAGACCCTCAACTTCTGGACCCACTtcatcccactgctgctcttcctcagcCGCTTCGGGCGGCTGCTTCTGCTGCGGGGCGCCGGGGACGTGCCCTTCCACCACCCggccctgctgcccctctggTGCTACGCCTCGGGGGTGCTGCTCACCTTCGCCATGAGCTGCACGGCCCACCTCTTCAGCTGCCTCTCCCCGCGCCTCCGCGCCACCTTCTTCTACCTGGACTACGCCTCCATCAGCTACTACGGCTTCGCCAGCACCGTGGCCTACTCCTACtacctgctgccagggctgagcctgCTGGACGCCGGCGCCATGAGCCGCTACGTGCAGCAGcggctgggctggcagctggacTGCAGCCTGCCCATCGCGGCCTACCGCGTGCTGGTGCTGCCCGTGGCGCTGGCGCTGGCCGTGGGCTGCACGGCCGCCTGCTGCCGCAGCCGCGCCGCGTGCTGCGCCTACCCCTTCGCCGTGCGCACCTTCGTGTTCGCCATGCCGCTCAGCATGGCCTGCCCCATCATGCTGGAGAGCCTCCTCTTCGATCTCCGCGCACGCAACCCCACGCTCTTCGTCTACTTCTACCGCCGCTACTTCTGGCTGCTGGTGGCCGCCTTCTTCAACGTCAGCAAAATCCCCGAGCGGATCCAGCCGGGGCTCTTCGACATCGTGGGGCATAGCCATCAGCTTTTCCACATCTTCACCTTCCTCAGCATCTACGACCAGGTGCACTACGTGGAGGACGGGCTGGCTGAGTTTCTCAAGGCACCCCTGGCTGCCCCCACCTACCTAGGCACCGTGGGGTATATGCTGCTCCTGACCGTCTGCCTTGCTGTGGTCGTCAGGAGGTTCCTCAACGTTGCAGACCTCTGCAAGCAGGACTGACCTGGCCGGCGACCCTCGGGACAGCGACCGCCAGTGCCAGTGACCCTTGGCCTGGAGGTCCTTGGGCCGATGACCTTCAGACTGGTGACCCTCAGACCAGATCCACCATGTCCTGAAGAAGCTGTGAAACCTGAGGGAAACCCACCTGTGGAAGAGCCAGGTCCCTTTCATGGAGGTTTGCTGGAGAAAATGACCATGGCAGAACTGTTCGTGCTCTTTAAACTACTAGGTTACCAGGGGAAGCAAGGAAATGCTTACTGGTATGTTGCTGCTTAGAGTATAAGCTGAAATAATTTAGCTCTGCTACTAGGAAGAATGCATGAATGGTGAATGACACTTACTAATTTCATAACAATTAGGTCTAAACTAGTtctgtatatacatatatatttatatatctagCTATATATTTATTAGctacatatatgtgtatatatatgtatacaccTGAAGACATTTGTGCAATGATTTCTCATAGACTTTTAATCAACTCCTATGTGAAATTTCCTAGCAGATTATGCACTGACATTTATCTTCCTCTCTGATATTGTAACAGGCCTTTGCAGCCACATACTGGATTTTAAATGCAAGCCAATCAATAGCTATCTATAGTTTCTAAGCTCTTGCAACCTTTTCAGCCAGGGAACAATAGATttaagagagagaggaaaaacagctgTGAATTATTACAGAATTACCAGTTAATGGAGAGACTTTAATTAGACAGTGTGTAGTTGGTGTAGTCACTCGGatgctaaaataaaatagaaggaTACATAAAGTAATCAAACCAGAAAGGGGTCAAACTGGTTTGGAATGGgggcagaggaagaagaaggacaCTGCATAATGGCATGGCTCTTCTCTCAGCATGTCAGGAACATCTGTTGTGCTGAGGGAGTTGCTAAGGGGCCCCTTTATCTTTCTGGGTAAATCACCCCCAAACCAGTCCTCTAGAGTCAAAGTCAGATGCCAGACTTTCTATAAACCCCTGCCAAGCTCGGTGGGAGTTCTGTGGATGTAAAGAGAGTAACTGATGCATGAGATCTCATTCTGGATCTTTTAAAAAACTACATGGAACTAGTTTCTACTGCTCTTTAATTAGACTACTGTCATATTTACTATCCTAAAATTAGTTTCAGAATACAATACTGCTGAATCTGAGTTCAGCAGCTAAAATCTGGCTCTACAAGTACTGGATACTGGCACTTTTTTGTCATTCCCCACTTTTTCCTATTCTGATTAGTtgtggctggagctggatgtGTTGAAGTCCTCTTTCAGAAGCTTTGGGGGAGTTCAAAGACAAGAATTAGGAGGTGTTTTCCAAAGCAGTATCTTTTCAGAGCAACCCATGTATTATCCTTGTCACACGGCAAAGAGCTAAGTATAGATTGAATTTACTCTCTAGATACATTTTTGTAAACCATGTGCAGATTTTAAGCAGATAAATTTTGCTTTCGTCTGACAGAACAAGTGCAATAATGTTACACAAGGGACTTAGCAGTCGAAGTTCAGGTGAGAAACTACTTGTGTAACCCTTTGTCAAAAGAAGGGTGGTACTTCCTTAGCAACCCCTTGTGTCAGACTGCGCAACAGTGTAGTAGCTGTTTTACTCAGCTCCTATTGTAGAAGTGTATTTCTGCTTGAGTCTTTCCCATTTTCATGGACATGGCATCTGAATCCCAAGACAATGTTTTGAGTCCAGTCCTAATCTTCTGTAAGACAAAGTCCCCTTTGTTTAAAATGGGAATATAGGAAGGACTGTAGCCAGGGATTGTGAAGTCAAATCCTTAACATGGGTCAGAGTCATCACAGACCCAATAACTGATATGCCCTCTACCAATGTAACAGCTTTATGAAAATTTCTCAATTGAAGTGCATGAgctaaaagaaaattacactTCCTCAATTTAGCTTTTATCTCAACCCATTTTAAGTATAATGGTTTTAGTATTTTAGGTTCTTCGTGAATTATGAAAATGGCCTAACAAAAATATATACTCTTTGCCAGCCACAGTTCTGCTGGTATGTCATTTTTGGAAgggtcagatgtcttttaaggaGATAGACTAGAATTATCTGAAGTAGCAGTTCCCAAGCTGTGGGCTCTTGAGTTATTGCTGTTGGGCCATAAAAAACTGCGTGGCCCTGTGTGAGTGGCTGTGTTCAGTTTTCGTTTGCCAACctgcatgaaaagaaaatggaaactacatgaagtattttaaattttacctATTTTCACTAAGTTTTGTCATAAACGTAGCATTGCTTTTTTCAGCTGccaacaaagcagaaaatgatcTGCACCACTGGGAGAGGAGGCTGGTTCACAACAAGGTTATTTCTTGAAATGTGCTTTAATATTGTGAAAACCCTGAAAAGTCACAATAGAAAGCCAGTGGATCAAGACTTGCAACCATATCATGCTATGAATTTCCACAACTGCAAAAAGAGGCCAAAAAAATCTCT
It includes:
- the PAQR9 gene encoding membrane progestin receptor epsilon; the encoded protein is MSDAAGGGGGGGQAQSYRGSSAGGCGRSGSASPGRRRGGGPGAGRGSGSMPAGDGDKKEAAPPPPRPAALLRWDEVPEDFVECFILSGYRRLHCSAQECLASVLQPTNETLNFWTHFIPLLLFLSRFGRLLLLRGAGDVPFHHPALLPLWCYASGVLLTFAMSCTAHLFSCLSPRLRATFFYLDYASISYYGFASTVAYSYYLLPGLSLLDAGAMSRYVQQRLGWQLDCSLPIAAYRVLVLPVALALAVGCTAACCRSRAACCAYPFAVRTFVFAMPLSMACPIMLESLLFDLRARNPTLFVYFYRRYFWLLVAAFFNVSKIPERIQPGLFDIVGHSHQLFHIFTFLSIYDQVHYVEDGLAEFLKAPLAAPTYLGTVGYMLLLTVCLAVVVRRFLNVADLCKQD